The Thermococcus sp. region GGTTGTTCCTCCTATTCCATCTATTATCTTGCCACTCTCAACTGCCCCTGCATAGTTGTAGCCGAAGCCCACCTCCAGGAGGACGAAGGAGACACCGCTGTAGTCAATTCCGAGCCTTTTGGCCTGGTCGTAGATTCCGAGGACTGTTATGGCCATCTTGTCCGCGGTGCCCATGTCGATCCTGTTGTACTTCCTCCACTTGGGGACGGTGGGGAGGTGGATAACGCCAGGTATGAACCAAACGTTCATCCCTTTCTCCGCCATCTTGGATACCATCTTCTGGAGGCCGATGAGAACGGGTATCTCCTTTAGCTCGTCCTCCCTGACGAGGGTCATTTCGAACTTGTCCCGCTCAGTCAGCTCGCTTATGTGCTTCAGCGGGACGCCGTAGCCGGACGGGCCGATTATAAGTTCGGCGTTGAAGTCCTCTATCACCTTAACTATTCTCTCCGGCTCCTCTGCCACGACCTCACTCGGAAAGGTCAGGTCGAGCTTTATCCTTCCGTCTTTAAGGCCCATTACATCGAAGCTCTTCGTTCCTGGGTCCACTCCTATGACCCTCATCCTGCCCACCGGAGAATAGGGGACTGGGTGGAATATAAAAGTTACTTTTTTCTCTTGAAAGCCTCGCCCTTAGCTGGGAGGAGGCCAGTTGGGTAGAATGGGAACACAGAAACACCAGTTGGAACGCCTCAAATGGCCAATCAAAGCCATGGGGTACTGAGGTTGTAAATAGAATTGGAGAAAAGAATTCAAAGACCTTCAGTCGAGGTCGCTTCCGAAGTTCTCGTTTCCTCCGCTCTCGTTGCCCTTGTCCTTGTCGAGCTTGCTCGCCGCTATGACGTCGTCGATGCGGAGGATCATTATTGCCGCCTCACTCGCGCTCTTGATGGCCTGCTTCGTAACCCTTACCGGAGCGATGACACCGCGCTCCATCATGTCTGCCGGCTCGCCCTCGAAGACGTCAAC contains the following coding sequences:
- a CDS encoding DUF1464 family protein, whose amino-acid sequence is MRVIGVDPGTKSFDVMGLKDGRIKLDLTFPSEVVAEEPERIVKVIEDFNAELIIGPSGYGVPLKHISELTERDKFEMTLVREDELKEIPVLIGLQKMVSKMAEKGMNVWFIPGVIHLPTVPKWRKYNRIDMGTADKMAITVLGIYDQAKRLGIDYSGVSFVLLEVGFGYNYAGAVESGKIIDGIGGTTFPGPAYVNSGALDGEVAYLLGSVKKWHLFWGGATVIAANEILPPEEFAGRLDEEPFTRAWDAMKEGFLKAVASELAVVRGAREIILSGRLMRIDKLRKDVEDLFEERFGLPVVRQRGLEGMAKEAAQGSAIIADGLAGGEFGDLVEHVEIKRSYGSVLDYVKFPLEV